TAGGTGTGGGAGCATTTGACGCTACGATTAACAGCGATGCTCCAGACAGTCGCTTCTTCTCCTGGCAAGGACAAGCGCAATGGGTACGGTTGCTGGCTCCCGATACTTTATTCCTACTCCGTACAAATATCCAAATTGCTGACGATCCGCTCGTACCTTTAGAACAATTTGGCGTAGGTGGACTCGAAAGCGTCAGAGGCTACCGTCAAGATGCACTGCTATCAGATGGTGGTTTATTTGCTTCGGCAGAACTGCGCATTCCAGTTTATCGCGTTCCCGAACGGCAATTGACACTACAAGTCACGCCCTTCGTCGATTTTGGAACGATTTGGAACGAAGCTGGGCGATCGGTGGATGATTTGACTCCGCCTGAAGACGAAGATACCTTAGTATCGGTAGGCTTGGGATTGCGCTTTCAACTAGCAGACACCGTAACTGCTCGTCTAGATTGGGGTATTCCCTTAGTCGATATTGAAGACCGCGATCGCACCTGGCAAGAAAACGGCGTATATTTTTCGGTCAATTACAGTTTGTTTTAAGGCAAGAGGCAAGAGGTAAGAGGTGAGAGGTAATAACAATGTCAATCTCAAAAACTTACCTCGCAGTATTGTTAATTTTCCTCCCTGGAACGGCGATCGCAGTTCCATCCGCTCCAGAGATCGCTGTGCAACCAACACAGAGCAGCGGTGATGATGCACAATTATTGCAACAAGGCAGAGAACTCTATACAGCCGGACAATTTGCCCAAGCAGTAAAAATCTGGCAACAAGCAGCGCAAAACTATAGAGCCAAAGGAGATAAGCTCAATCTCGCGATCGCCTCCAGCAATTTATCTTTAGCCTATCAGCAACTCGGACAGTGGCAGCAGGCAGAACAGGCGATCGCTGTTAGTTTCGATCTGTTGGGATACCTTGCAAATGAGACAAGGAGACAAGGGGGACAAGGGGGACAAGGGGGACAAGGGGGACAAGGGGGACAAGGGGGACAAGGGGGACAAGGGGGACAAGGGGGACAAGGGGGACAAGGGTGGACAAGGGGGACAAGGAAGACAAGGGGGACAAGGGGGACAAGGGGGACAAGGGGGACAAGGGGGACAAGGGGGACAAGGGGGACAAGGGGGACAAGGGGGACAAGGAAGAAATTCTAGCTACCAGCCACTAGCCACTAGCCACTCCCGACTCCCGACTTCCGACTCCCGCGTTCTTCTAGTTCTCGCTCAAGCCTTAAATACCCAAGCTAGCTTGCAATTGGGATTGGGACAAGCAGACACAGCTTTCAGTACGTGGCAACAAGCCGCTACGGTGTACGAAAGAGCAGGCGATCGCCTTGGGGTCATCCGTAGTTTACTGAATCAGACTCAAGCGCTGCAAGCCTTGGGACTATATCGTCGGGCTTTAGAAACGTTAACCTCTGCCGATCGCAGCCTCAGTGCTATTCCAGATTCTTCGCTGAAAGCTGCCGGACTTCGCCAAATGGGGAACCTACTGCGATCGATCGGCGATTTGCCACACTCCCAACAAGTATTGCAACGGAGTTTAGTCTTAGCACAAAAACTCAACTCGCAATCAGATATTGCGGCTAGTTTATTTAGCCTCGGTAATACAGCGCGATCGCAAAGAGATAATCCAACCGCCTTAGCCTACTATCAACAGGCTGCTACTACTGCGATCGCGCCGATTGCAAAACTGCAAGCTCGACTTAACCAATTCAGCTTATTAGTAGACACGCAAGATTCTACTGCCCAATCGCTCATTCCCGAAATTCAATCTCTGCTTGCTACCATCTCCCCCAGTAGTAAAACAGTATATGCCCAAATTGATTTCGCTCAAAGTTTGATGAGACTAGGGGAAGGAAGACAAGGGGGACAAGGGGGACAAGGAAGACAAGGGGGACAAGGGGGACAAGGGGGACAAGGAAGACAAGGGGGACAAGGAAGACAAGGGAGAAAAACACCAATTACCAATTACCAATTACAAATTACCACTCCCACATTTATTGCCAAATTACTCGCAACCGCCGTCCACCAATCTCGATCTTTGGGCGATAAACGAGCTGAGGCTTATGCAGTAGGTAGTTTAGGTAGTCTATACGAGCAAAATCGGCAATGGCAAAGCGCTCAAGAGCTGACACAGCAGGCTTTAATCTTATCTCAGGCAGTGAATGCACCGGATATTACTTATCGCTGGCAGTGGCAATTGGCACGCTTATTGAGAGCGCAGGGAGATACTTCAGGGGCGATCGCCACCTACAGAGAAGCAGTCAAAACTTTAAAAGCTCTGCGTAACGATCTCGTCGCTGTCAACCCAGAGATTCAATTTAATTTTCGCGATGAAGTAGAACCAGTCTATCGAGAACTCGTTGCCTTGCTGTTATCTGAGCAAAAGTCAGGCGAGGCAACTCCTCAGCAAAACCTCGCCCAGGCACGCGAAACGATCGAAGCGTTGCAGTTAGCGGAACTAGATAACTTTTTTCGGGAAGCCTGTATCGAAGCCCAACCTGTAGCGATCGATAATGTGGTGGATCGGGATAATCCTACAGCAGCGGTAATTTATCCGATTATATTACCCGATCGCCTGGAAGTGATTCTCAAAATTCCCCAGCAACCCCTACGCCATTACACGATCCATCAGCCGCAAACTCAGGTCGAGCAAACGGTAGAACGATT
This window of the Chroococcidiopsis thermalis PCC 7203 genome carries:
- a CDS encoding CHAT domain-containing protein, with amino-acid sequence MRQGDKGDKGDKGDKGDKGDKGDKGDKGDKGDKGDKGGQGGQGRQGGQGGQGGQGGQGGQGGQGGQGGQGGQGRNSSYQPLATSHSRLPTSDSRVLLVLAQALNTQASLQLGLGQADTAFSTWQQAATVYERAGDRLGVIRSLLNQTQALQALGLYRRALETLTSADRSLSAIPDSSLKAAGLRQMGNLLRSIGDLPHSQQVLQRSLVLAQKLNSQSDIAASLFSLGNTARSQRDNPTALAYYQQAATTAIAPIAKLQARLNQFSLLVDTQDSTAQSLIPEIQSLLATISPSSKTVYAQIDFAQSLMRLGEGRQGGQGGQGRQGGQGGQGGQGRQGGQGRQGRKTPITNYQLQITTPTFIAKLLATAVHQSRSLGDKRAEAYAVGSLGSLYEQNRQWQSAQELTQQALILSQAVNAPDITYRWQWQLARLLRAQGDTSGAIATYREAVKTLKALRNDLVAVNPEIQFNFRDEVEPVYRELVALLLSEQKSGEATPQQNLAQARETIEALQLAELDNFFREACIEAQPVAIDNVVDRDNPTAAVIYPIILPDRLEVILKIPQQPLRHYTIHQPQTQVEQTVERLQRSLTEPDRTKDVRTLSQQIYSWLIQPIASELQQSGVKTLVFVPDGALRNIPMSALFDGKQYLVEKYAIAVSPGLQLINPQPISPANLKALTAGLSVPPANSPFPPLPAVRLEFNLIQQAGVAIAELLDRAFTSKSLETKIDSTSFNVVHLATHGQFSSQAENTFILAADGPINVRKFDDLLRSRNRRRPNAIELLVLSACETAIGDRRAALGLAGIAVRAGARSTLASLWQIDDEATAIFIGEFYKQLTKTKLTRAEALRQAQLNLMKNYPNYRRPGYWAAYVLVGNWL